In Micromonospora cremea, the genomic window CCGAGGAGGAGCTGGACCCGACCGGCAGTGGGGTCGAGCCGGCCAGCGCCCCGCCGGGCGCCCGGTTGTCGAGCCATCCGCCGCCCACGCCCGGGCCCCGCCCGACACCCGCGCCCGCGCCGGCACCGACGCCGGTGCCGGCGCCCGGGCCGCCGCCGCGCGCTCCCGGTGCCGAGCCGCACTCGATCGTGACCCGGCACCTGGACGGTTCGGTGGAGGTGGCCACCGATCTCGACGGCGACGGCGTCGCCGACATCGTCCAGGTCGATCTCGACGGCGACGGGGTGGCGGACGTCACCTATGTGGACAGCGATCGGGACGGCCGGCTGGACACCGTGCTGCGCGATCCGGGCATGGTCGGAACGGGCGGCGGGGCTCACCGGGGCGCGTGACCGCCGGTGGGCTCAGAGCTTCGCCATCACCTCGCTGGCGACCAGCTCGAGGTGCTCCAGGTCGCTGAGGTCCAGCACCTGGAGGTAGATCCGCTGACTGCCGGCCTCCGCGTACCGGCCGATGGTGTCGAGGACCTCGGCGGGCGTGCCGGCCACGCCGTTGGCCCGCAGCTCGTCCGGGTCGCGGCCGATGGCGGCGGCCCGGCGGGCCACCTCGGCGTCGTCTCGGCCGCAGCAGAGCACGAGGGCGTTGGACCAGGTCAGCTCGGCCGGATCCCGACCGATCTCGGTGCAGGCGGCGCGGACCCGGTCGAACTGCGCCGCCGTGTCGGCCGTCGAGGCGAACGGCAGGTTGAACTCGTCGGCGTAGCGGGCGGCCAGCCGGGGGGTGCGCTTCGGACCCATCCCGCCGAGCAGGATCGGCGGGCGGGGCTGCTGCACGGGCTTGGGCATGGCGGGCGAGTCACTGATCGGGTAGTACCGGCCGGCGTGATCGAACCGCTCCCCGGGCGGCGTGGCCCAGAGGCCGGTGATGACCTCGAGCTGCTCCTCCAGCCGGTCGAACCGCTCGCCCAGGGCTGGGAACGGGATGCCGTACGCGGTGTGCTCGTCGGCGTACCAGCCGGTGCCGATGCCCAGTTCC contains:
- a CDS encoding LLM class F420-dependent oxidoreductase, with translation MELRIFTEPQQGASYDQLLAVARCAEDAGYGAFFRSDHYLMMGAVTGEPGPTDAWTTLAGLARDTSRIRLGTLMTAATFRLPGPLAITVAQVDQMSGGRVELGIGTGWYADEHTAYGIPFPALGERFDRLEEQLEVITGLWATPPGERFDHAGRYYPISDSPAMPKPVQQPRPPILLGGMGPKRTPRLAARYADEFNLPFASTADTAAQFDRVRAACTEIGRDPAELTWSNALVLCCGRDDAEVARRAAAIGRDPDELRANGVAGTPAEVLDTIGRYAEAGSQRIYLQVLDLSDLEHLELVASEVMAKL